ACGAGGATATACCTAACTAGTTTGCAATGTCTCACAAACATTACATGAGGCTTACATGAGGGTATACCTCAGTTCGAATCTCGCAAACATTATTGAGCAAGTTTGCAATGTCCTAATCTTGATGGGTATATCTCAACTAGTCAGACCCTATATTTGCTCCTTAGATGTtaccagttcgagtctcacaaatcttAGGGTCATTGAAagtttacatggtcattaacttcaaggtttgtgagattagtcgaggtacatgcAAACTAACCTGAtcatccacgttaataaaaaaaaaaagtttacaaTGCCCTTCACTTTCTTGCAAATTAAAACCCCGGGATCCTTGTTAGAAAGCCAAAatgctcaagaaaaaaaaaagatttgatttttcattaagtttttgtgttttaatattttggtattGTAAGGAAGCTTCACGTTGTGGtaatttttgttgttaataattgaaaaagtagttcaaatttttcttttaatttctagttttttcataACTAaggtttaaaaaaagaatttttaataaaatttatataaaattatgatgaaagttgattaactaaatatttttaaaataataattatagcaAAATGAGATTGTGGTGTAGGCTAGCGAATCAGAAAATCTTCAAGGTAGActctgttaaaaaaatataggcaCTGATTAAGTATGTATTTGGGGAACGGTGGAAGCACtgtttcatgaaatttttaatatttttatattttgaattgattttgttttatatttttagattatttagatttattgatattaaaaataattttttaaaaaaattatatttttttatgtatttttaaataaaaaatactttaaaacacaATTTCTATAGTGGTTAAAAACATCCTCTAAATAAATTGAATCTTTTGCTTTAGGTTGAgggaaaaaaactacaaaagctTGAAAAAATAAGCCACCGTGATTTTACATTATACAACCTTTGAGCTGCCgcatattaaaaaagaaatcatttgtATACTACTTTGTCAATAGACTTAATTTCCCAAAATCTCTGTTGCTAATATGGAAAACTGGAAATTACAAACACACAGAGAAGCCAAGCATTACATGTCTTGGCACGCCCCAAATTACTCTATTAAAGCAAACAAAGTTGCtcacaaaacccaaaaaaaaaaaaaaaacagagagagagagcaatgCTTCTATGAAAGTTCAACATGTATTTCCATTCTGCAACAAGGGCATTGGCCATTGTTTTCTAGCCATGGCACCAAACACTTGGGGTGGTACCTATGTGCACAAGGAAGGTGCACCAAGGTCTCACCAGACTTGAACCGATCAAGGCAGATGGTGCACTCGTCTTGGTCAGCAGCTTTCCAGCTCAATTTGGCCCACTTGTATCTCTTAGACCCACTCCTCTTTGGACCATACACCTCCATTTGCAATTCCCCTAGTACCATTGATCTGCCATCCAGACCTCTTACATTTCCTGTGCTTTTGTGCCTGgattcagaaaaataaaataaaattagaacatAGTACGTAAGCATGAAAGCTGATCCAAGTACTAAATTTGATTTGGCTACTGTGTGCATATTAGCAAGGACCATATGAATTGTGCTGAAGCCATTGTTTTCCTTGTGATTTCTGGTTTCTTCTTTTGCATTCTTAGCCTCTCATCTAATCTTTCCTTTGCTTCTTTTGCCACTCCTCCCAGCTTCTCATCCTCGTCTGCCTGATTTAATATGCTTCTTTGCTTTTGCTTCTCAATCCAATTCTATgagggaaaaagaaaatctcagCAACAGTTACCAAAAACataagaaaggaaaggaaaagatcTGTAGATAGAGAGTAAGATACCAGGGAAGAGATGGAACCATGATGATTTTCATGGCTGCTTGTGTACAAACAAAAAGATGGCCTTCTTGTCCAGCCATGTGCTGGGGCTCCTAGTGAATCTCCACTTCGATGGAACCTCCTCCTTCGAGCACATTCAACACCAGGCAACACACCGGCCATTGCTAAACCACCCCAAGAACTAAATTTCCTTCGGAGAAAAAACAGACTTATAGTATGTCTGCCTTTTTCAAGCTGCCTGAAAtaaggaagaagaagcaaataTAAAGACTCGTATCCCAAGTAAAAGAAACGGGCAATATGGAAAACCTggtttgaatcaaataaaacaaagagaaaacagTGGTAACTCAATAAAATGgtagaaattgtttttaaagtatttcttatgttgtattaaaataatatttttattttttaaatttatttttattattaatatactaaaataatctaaaaatataaaaattttttaaaaaaaactaaaatttttcaaaactctGCACACCCACAATCCTAAACAGTCCTAATCACTCCGATACCACTTGAAGCGGCTCCTCCGAACTTTGAATCAAGGTTCGGCCGTGAAGTGTGCGGCTTACCTTGATTCGGCAAAGCAACTAGCAGCACAACTAGGAGCCGTTGGTAAGaccattgatgatgatgatgatttaatTGCTTACATTATGAGTGGTTTGAATCATTCATATCACCCCTTTGTCACTTCTCTCTGCACCTTGCCACCCGAGATAAAGCTCTCTCCTTTGAAGACTTCCGAGCCAAAATACCCCACAAAATCCCACCCGCAAACCTTCCGTCCTCCATACTACTTCAAAAAGCATGCACCTA
The Populus nigra chromosome 3, ddPopNigr1.1, whole genome shotgun sequence genome window above contains:
- the LOC133688434 gene encoding uncharacterized protein LOC133688434 isoform X1; this encodes MVLPTAPSCAASCFAESRQLEKGRHTISLFFLRRKFSSWGGLAMAGVLPGVECARRRRFHRSGDSLGAPAHGWTRRPSFCLYTSSHENHHGSISSLNWIEKQKQRSILNQADEDEKLGGVAKEAKERLDERLRMQKKKPEITRKTMASAQFIWSLLICTQHKSTGNVRGLDGRSMVLGELQMEVYGPKRSGSKRYKWAKLSWKAADQDECTICLDRFKSGETLVHLPCAHRYHPKCLVPWLENNGQCPCCRMEIHVELS
- the LOC133688434 gene encoding uncharacterized protein LOC133688434 isoform X3; translated protein: MAGVLPGVECARRRRFHRSGDSLGAPAHGWTRRPSFCLYTSSHENHHGSISSLNWIEKQKQRSILNQADEDEKLGGVAKEAKERLDERLRMQKKKPEITRKTMASAQFIWSLLICTQHKSTGNVRGLDGRSMVLGELQMEVYGPKRSGSKRYKWAKLSWKAADQDECTICLDRFKSGETLVHLPCAHRYHPKCLVPWLENNGQCPCCRMEIHVELS
- the LOC133688434 gene encoding probable E3 ubiquitin-protein ligase RHY1A isoform X2, translated to MVLPTAPSCAASCFAESRQLEKGRHTISLFFLRRKFSSWGGLAMAGVLPGVECARRRRFHRSGDSLGAPAHGWTRRPSFCLYTSSHENHHGSISSLNWIEKQKQRSILNQADEDEKLGGVAKEAKERLDERLRMQKKKPEITRKTMASAQFIWHKSTGNVRGLDGRSMVLGELQMEVYGPKRSGSKRYKWAKLSWKAADQDECTICLDRFKSGETLVHLPCAHRYHPKCLVPWLENNGQCPCCRMEIHVELS